AAACGATGCATAATTCAGCGTAATGGTGCAGGCAGCTGCTATCTGAGTCAGTCCGAAGCCTGCTGCCATCGAGTTAACCCACTGCTTTTTAGCAGATGTGGAGCAAATCTGTCCTGGATCAGCATTTTGTACCGTGGCGCTGTGGTGGGTTTGGTCCCACAttggtgctgctcctgcagatAAGTTAATCTCCTGAATAATCCAGCTGGCTTTCCTGGTGATCAGACAGGTTATTAGATGAGTAAGTATTGTGCTGCATCCAGATCAAGTGCTCTAGACAGTGCACATCAACTCCTTCATGTTCTAGCACAGCCCTTAAGGGTTTAACTTGTTTAGTGCTGGAGAACATCTCCAAGTGGAGCACATTGTGAAAGGCTTGGCTGAGTAGGGACCAGTTGATGAACTGGGCACATAAAGAATAAAGCCCTGGGGTGGCTCTGAGCAGATGCTGCTGTTCcaagggctgtgctggtgcctgCTTGCTGCAGGATAGGTGTTGTGTCAATGGGGCTGGACATGATTTTGTGCTGCTCTGGACTGAGTTGTGTTGAAACTGTGTTTTACAGAGAGGCCTCGAATAACCTCAGAGCCCCACGATGTTGACGTCCTCTTGGGAAACACAGTTTATTTCACCTGCAGGGCAGAAGGCAACCCAAAGCCTGCGATTATTTGGCTGCACAACAAGTAAGTCGCACACAGGGAGCCCTGGGGTAGCAAATGGTTTCAAGCACCGAGTTCTTTGGTGACTGGTTGTAATTACAAAAGCTGTTTCATGcaacattaaaaaggaaaagagaaatggatGTTCCATGGCTTGTATTTACCTTCCTTTTAACAGCATTCTCTGCTGACCATGTAATCCAAGTGGTGTTTTATCTGtatttgaaacatttcttctgcatttgtgATGGATTCCAAGAGCTTACAGCATTCCCATAAACATTCCCTGCAGGCTGAAAGGAATAGTCTTTtgatcaggaaaagaaaaaattagtatttcatgTTGCCATTCCCTAACTCCTGAAATGCTTCTGGTCTCTAGGTTTGTCTCACTAAAGGCCTAACATGCTGGGAGAACGGCTtttatttccaaaggaaaaatcaCTGCGCTCCACTGAGAGACGCTGCAAAGCAGTGTATTGATTATCACCCCATAGAGCAACACTGAAACCCAACTGGCTGTGCTAAATGCCAAGAGTATTTCTGGGAAGTGTGGAGCAATTGAATACTCTGTGCTCAAGCAGTTGCCCACTGTGGAAGCAAAGTTACGCTGCTGCTTTACAAGCTCCTTGGTTGTGGGAGCTTGAACAGGGCTCGGTTGTTAATAACCATGATCAATGTTTGCTTCTTCAACTAACTCCCCACCAGGCAGAGCTTCAGCACAGAGCTAAAGTTTATGGCTGAGTTAAGTCCCTCTGGAAGGAAGGTTTTGTTAGGGAAATGCTGGCAGGCTCCCAAAGACAGCATTGGAAGAGGGGTAATGATAATAAATGTTCCGCAAGCGAGATATGACTAGGGTAAGGAGGCATCAGGGGAATTAAATAAATGCCCAGCAAGCATATTAGTTTGCATAGTGGATTCAGCCTTTGTCCTGTGGGGAGAGAGGtctcttctcccttttcaaTCATCTGCAGCCATCCAAGATTCCTTCACAATGGGACAAATGGGAGGCAGCAGTGGGACCTTGTGCTGTGGGCTGGGATCCAGGAGCTGCAGGTCAttgtagaaagaagcaagatGTTTCACAGCTTTCGGGTTGGGTTGCTGCCCAAGATATGTTGGGGTCCCATGGTGACTTAGAGCTTTttgctccccccccccaccctgagGCCTTTAGAGCTCATTCAAATAGAAATGGCTGCACACAATAATATTAACTCATTATTATATTTGCACTCAGGCAATAATGAGAACAAGCTTTCTGGGCCTAGATGCCCTGACAATAGCAAcgctgctccctgctcctgcacgGGAACACTCTGCTCTCCTGATGGGCTGTGAATGTCATGTGTAATCAGTGGTGAGAGCAAAAGTAGCTCACCCAGGGAGTAAGTCGGAGCTGGAGCTGATGTTCAGGGCTGTAAATCAGAGCTCTTGCTATAAATCCCATGGTTTCTCAGAATAGCTCCAAGGAGCAGCAGCTTACTGCAGCACATGCAGGGCCCCTCAACTCCCTCAGCAGCGCAGGGGGAGACCCAAAAGAGTCTTCACTCCTTTCAGATTTTGCCTTTCCTGGCTCTTTTTCAGTAACGAGATTGACATGAAAGATGACAACCGCCTGAACCTGTTACAAGATGGTACCTTGATGATCCAGAATACCAAGGAGTCAGACAAAGGCGTCTACCAGTGCATGGCCAAGAACGTAGCTGGGGAGGTCAAGACGCAAGAAGTTGTGCTGCGCTATTTTGGCACCCCATGTAATTGAGCTTTGTGCTACCCTTGAAGGTCCAGCTTGGGTTGGGAGCTGAGTCAGAGGCAGTCCCAGTTTTGTATGTGCCAAGACGTTGTGGTGTGCTGGGCAAGAGAGTGGATAGCAGCATAGCGTGGTCGGAGCTTTAGGGTACCTTCATGGAAGTGGGGAACTGAGATTTAGAGATTGAAGGTGctttggggctggggagggagatggggatgaattctgcagcacagaggtaTCAAGGGAGAAGGGGACACAGAGTGGGGATGTTCCAGCACTCTTAGTGCCTGGGAGGGAGGACATGGTAGGAAGAAGTAGCACTTGTTGACTTGGGGAGCTGCTCACAGCAAGGATGCAGAGGTGAGGGAAGAGCCGGATGACTTCTCGCGGGGTTGCATGAGGAGTCCAAGCAGCTTCTGCCCATAACtgaccagcagcagagctcctggTTTCTGAAGCTCCCGTTTCCTTCCAGCCAAGCCCACTTTTGTGATCCAGCCGCAGAACACTGAAGTGCTGATTGGGGAAAGCGTCACCTTGGAGTGTGGGGTCTCCGGGCACCCAAACCCTCGCATCAGCTGGACCCTGGGCACTGGCTCTCCTTTACCGCAGGATTCCCGCTTCGCCATCACCAGCTCTGGAGGCCTCTTCATTCAGAACGTCACCTTCTTGGACCAGGGGCAGTACAACTGCAATGCCAGCAACACCGAGGGATCCATCCAGGCCACAGCAAGGATCATAGTGCAAGGTGAGGTTCCCAAACTGACATTTCTGGGATGCAGTGTATTTAAGGGGGTGTATTAAACCCTGTGACTGGTTCTGCTCCCATGAACTGAGAATGAACCCAACCTTGCTGCCGGAGATTTTCCTGCTTTCAATCATTGCTTTCCCCTCCAGATTCTCCCAGGTTTCTCCTCATTCCCAGTGATCAGACAGTAACTGAGGGCCAAAGCGTGGATTTCCCCTGCTCTGCTGAGGGTCACCCTCCACCTGTGATTGCCTGGACCAGGGCAGGTACTGCTCATTTGACTCGCGCTTTCTTTCTCTCCCGAGCCATCATCCATGGTGAGAAGAAGGGAGCTGATGGCCCAGGGCGATGACTCGCAGTGGTGGCATGGGAGAGATGGTGATCAGCACAGACCTCATCAGCTAGGAGGTGTGCGGTGGATCACCAAGGATGATGTTAAGCACTGAGGTCTTTGACACACTAAATCATCGTGTCAGAAGGAAGGAGCGTGCTGGTTTTCATCAGCATGAAACCTATGGAAAGCCTCAAACATCCTCCTGTAGTGGCTTCCTACCTCCTTTGAAGAGGCTCCAAGCCAGTGGGTATCTGCATGTACCAGCTCTCCATCACTGCATTGAGTTGCTCCTCTTGGGGAGCACCGTTCACTGCTGACACCCCTCTGAGGTTTCTTTTAGCTCTGGAAAATCCACTTTGGGCCAGCAGGTTGTGGGGAACTTCTGAAGTCTCAGATGATTGTCAGCACTGGCTCCACTGAGCTGATCCCATCCAACACTTTCTGGGACAGAAGCCAGCAATGCTTGGCCCAGAGGCCCTCCAACTTTTCCTTATGCTTCGCAAGCCATAATTAATGGTTTATACTGTGGAGAATTCACAGCTATTGTATTCCAGCTTCCACAGCAATAGCCCTGACATGCAGttaagaaagaccaactgagaTTCTCCTCCACCAGCATGTTCTCCATCTCCTTTAACCTTATTTCCTCAGCTGCCCAGGTATTAGAAGGTATCTCTTAGAGATGTGGGAAGATGTGTGTCAATAAGGAAAGTCAATAACTGCTCTGTAACCAGGTTTGCTAGGTCACTCAGTGATTCAAGGTCAACCAGGCTTTACAGTGCTTCCACAGGGGCATGCTAAGGAAAAGGTGAGAGGAggacaagggatggagcattgcTCATCTCCAAGCCACTTTTGACAGTGTGGGGAGGATTCAGATTCCTTTGGGTATTTGGGATGAATAAATAAAGCCCTTATTTGGAGGAAAATGGAATATTAAATCCAGTAAAGTCACTAAACTGGGAAGTTCTGAtaattttgtttgggtttggtaaAGCATCTCAATTTTCaactttttctccttaaatAGAGAAAATATCAGAACAACATAGTTTCCAAACCAAAGCGAATCAAAATAATGAGTTGAAAAAGAAGACAATGCTCaatgtttctgtttatttgatTAAACAGCTAGTTTGGATAATGGACCACAGATTTGCCATCCATCTGGGGTCATTAAATCTGCAGTTTGCACTAAGGAAAGGCttaggaggaaaggaaaagggtaCCAGCTTCTTTCCAGTTGCTTAGGCGAGACAGCAAAGTCATGATCCTAggtgaaggaaaagcagcatctgtCCTGTGCCTCACTTAGCAAGATGCAGGTGGTGTCTTCAGGGTGATTGATGGCGCGTTGGGAAGGGAATGAGTTTTTAGCTATCACACAGATACCTTCAGTGACGGGAATAGAAACTCATGGACAGTGTGCACTGCTTGTCTGACCAGGTGGGCCGCTGCCGAGTGACCGGAGGCACAGCATCCTCTCCACGGGTACCCTGCGGGTGATGAGGGTGGCTCTGCATGACCAAGGCCAGTATGAGTGCCATGCCATCAGTGCCATCGGCGTGAGGACCCTCCCAGTACAGCTGTCAGTGACCCCCCGAGGTAAGCTGTGAGGGAAGAAGGGCTGAATGTGCGTCATTCATTGAATGCTATAGGAAAACAACACTATCTGACAGGGAACTGCCGTGTCCTGTGGGATGGGATTTTGCTTTTGCCTGGGTGCAGATGTTTAGCCATGAGAGATCTGACGTTTTTCCCCATGTTCACAGTGATACCCGTGTTCCTCCATCCCCCCCAGGATGTGATGGCAGAGACAGGCCAGGATGTGTCCATTGCCTGTGCTGCTCAAGGAGATCCACGTCCCACCATAACCTGGGTGAAGGTAAGAGATGGTACCATGTACTCCACAGCCACTGGGGAGCATGATGGCTCCTGAATGGGGGCTTAAACACCTCTCCCAGCTCAACTAGTTAGCTCAGTTCGTGCAATACACATGGAATAAATTGTGTTTGAAGATTTAAGGACCAACATTTCCACTGATTTGAGGTTTTTAATGGTCTAAAAGAATGTTGCTTTTTCTCAGGCTCGAAGCCTTGCAACGCacattcctgttttcttttgtttttccttccaaatgAGTAACTTGAAGCCAGTGACCTTCTAGGATGCTGGAAACGCTTGATTTGACTATTCCtggaaaaacctgaaaatggACTCTTCTTTTCTGAGTATTTTGTCGTTATTTCCAGGATTCCCACTGGTGGAACTGGATTGATGCTGGTTGGCTCCAGCTTTGATGGGGCAAAGGCACAAGTCCTCAGAATCATGCTGCCACCTGGCTGCTCTTCTCAAGAGTCCATTAGATGAAGCTCTCCAGCCTtcttcctgctgtgctttaGTGTAACGCTTGTGACCTTCACTGGGACCTGCCTTTGAGTGCAATCAGGCAGAGAACAAATTAGAGGGGAAATGCTTGAACCTGAGTTATCCTGCAGAGGTCTCATGGGAGGTGACCTTGTAGCTTGCTTTGGGCTCCAGCCAACAGtgggagcagaagaaaagagcCTGGGGGGGGGCAGCAGAGAAAGCATTAGAttggaggaaggcagcagagagaggTTTAAGAAACAGGAGAATAAACCCAGTAAAACCTGAAGCTACTTCTGCcaccagccaggctgagaggTAGGGTTtgagcttgctgctgctctcagtgcTTTGACCAGTGGTACTGTCCAGAGCCAGCAAAAGCTCGTATCTGCAGTTCAGGGCCAGCATAAATCCAGCAGTTTCAGGTTGTTCCAAAACTGAAGACATTTAGTCTTATTTATGTGACAGCATCAGGGCACAGCACTCGCTCCAATCAGCCCATCTGCAGAAAGTGCAGAGAAATGGGGTGCCTGGAGCTGGACCAAGGTGAAGAAGCTGAGCAAGGGACCTCAGCACAGTGggtcctggcagcagcagatgtCCTTGGATGGCTTTCCGGCTTCTCTGCAAGAGCAATGCTAACATCTGGTGGCCACATTGGTTCATCGCATCCATCTGCGGTTTGTGGAAGAGGCTGAAGGCTGGATGGTGGGAAACTTCCCAAACCCTGACAcgttttctgtcttttcatggTGCACCAGGAGGGCATCCAGATCACAGAGAGTGGCAAGTTCCATATAAGCCAAGATGGGACCCTTTCCATTCAAGATCTCGGCGTGGCTGACCAGGGCAGATACGAGTGCATAGCAAGAAACCCCTTTGGCTTCACCTCCAGCGCTATGCAGCTCACCATCACTGGTAGGGTATCTTCTGTGGTCCTCTTGAGTCTTCTCTTGCTTTTGGATAAGGCTCTGCTGTGTTGCCATAAAATGACAGACTGTTTTGAgctagaagggacctcaaagctcctccagctccaacccctgctacgggcagggaccccttccactggagcagcttgctccaagcccctgtgtccaacctggccttgagcactgccagggatggggcagccacagcttctctgggcaccctgtgccagcgcctcagcaccctcccagggaagagcttctgcctaagagctcatctcagtctcccctcaggcaggttcaagccattccccttggcctgtccctgcaggcccttgtcccaagcccctctccaggttccctgtagcccttttaggcactggagctgctctaaggtctccccttcaggagccttctcttctccaggctgaaccagcccagctctctcgacctggctccagagcagagctgcttggaGCATCTTCGCTTTGACCAAGTAGCTCTCTTATTCCTTTAGCTTCTTTGCAGGCAGGTCCCTCACAGACGTGATGGGGCAGCTCAGCTGTAAAGCCCATGcacctcccagcttctcctcgCTGCTGtttctccctgcagagccaAAGGTGTTGGCTTAAACAACCTCCTGCAAGCTGAGCTGTTGGTGTGAGTGTAGTGATTGCCTCTGTTGGGAGGGAGAAACTGATTAAAATGTGCCAACACGCTCTCAAGGCATCGTCTGACCATAACCTCGCACATcaggggaggcaggaggagaacAACGTCGTCGCTACAAATACAGGCTTTAGATGTTTGCTCAGTCCCTGGGGAATGGGAAATGAGTCTCTCGTTTTCCAGCTACTGCTCTGTGCATTAGGGAAGCTGTAATGAATAAAGAAGAGCAGCTAGTCAAACCAGAGGTCAAGAGTGGGAATTGTGCTGCTTAGAGGGTAAGGAAGGACTGACAAGGAAAAAAGATCCAAGGTGAAAAACATAAGTTAAAGGGCTAATCCTCAAGCACGCAGGGATATCCAACATGGATATGGAGTAGTTTATAAGATTAATTTGGTATCACTTTCTATCCAGGGATTGCATGCAAGGAGCTGAGACTAATCTGAAACATCTTTGTTGTTTGAAATTACTCCTCGGATAATTTCAGTGATTTATTCATGGCTGGTACCTCATTTTCCAGCTGGCTCTTGCATACACTGGGAGCCAAATGGGAACCAGTTTGTTCAGCTGTGGCAGACGCCCTGGCTTAtaaaatgcagtgatttttaaGAATTCATGTATTTACTTCTGAAGGTATTCAGACAGCAGCTTGCTTTTTTGATTGAAAGTGATGTGTCTGATGTGCTGACACTGAGCTTGAGCTGGATTGTTCCACAAATGGAAAATTAACATATAAGCAATGCCTGCGACTGAATTTCATCACTTTTAGAAGCTTCCTTTCTGAGAAGTCAGGTGAACCCactgtgatttttatattttcccattttaacCAAAGTATATTTCGGatgttttgttcttgctttctgctttggaaagccaCGGATGTCGGTCGGAGCGGCGACACGTTTGTAGCCACATCAATACGAGAAGCCATCAGCAGCGTGGACCACGCCATCAATTCAACACGCACGGAGCTGTTTAGCAAGTGAGTGTGTGAAGTGCCACGGTCTGAGACTTGAAACAGAAACGAGATcaaaaaagctttccaaaacCTCATTTTACCATTGACAGTCCACAAATGAAAGCTACAGTATTGTTTCAAGTGTCGTAGATGGAAACCGCACCATGTAGATACAAGGACGTGACAACTTCATACAGGCATTTGGGATTCTGGTAGACAAATATCACCCTTTATGTCACTCATATCTGCAACATAGGTTTTGTCAGCTGGACAGCGCATAGAAAATGATCAGCACAGTCATTTTATAAATGCCACTTTGTGTAGGGAGAACAGAAGTAATGATATAATGATTCCAACTGTTTCAGTAATGATATAATAATTCCAACTGTTTCCTCAATGAAATATGACTTCTCAAGGGAATGATAACTCCCTCCTCTTTCACCCCAATGCCTGTTTTTATTGAAAAGATAGATAGTTTGTATTAAGCCCAAAACCCCGGGGTTTCAGCTgttgaaaagtgaaaaaatgaattactatagcagaaataaaacagagatgctgaggaaattaaatacatgcattttcctggggaaaaataGCCTTTCTTTAATCATCTGTAATACTCAGTGAAGCCACATTGATCTTGTGCAGTAGTTTTGGGGTCAAACACCAGATTGGGCTTAGAGCCTGACTCCTGCTGCCTGTAGAGTCTCATTGCTCAGAGCAGtccatttattttcatgttcctGCTTCATTTCTAACTCCTTAAAACAGGCGCCCCAAGACGCCCAATGACTTGCTGGCTCTCTTCCGTTACCCCCGGGACCCCTACACCATTGAAACAGCCAGGGCAGGCGAGATCTTCGAAAGGACCTTGCAGCTGATTCAGGAACACGTGCAACAAGGGCTGATCGTGGATATGAACGTCACAGGTAGGAGAGGTTTTATTTCCCGTCTGAACTTTGTGCATAGGATGAAATTACaccaccttccactaaaccaggttgctccaagccccatctgaCCTGGCCTGGATGTTTCCTGCCTTCCAAGTGGCAATGAGAAAAACACTGCAATCTCTGCAGTATTTGGATGCTGTAGAAGAGGGGGGGATATCATTCCTCTGTCTCTCTACTACTCAGTTACAAACTCAGGTGGGTTCCAGCCACTCGGGTTCCTCTTATCGAGGCAGAAGAGCAGCCAACAAAGCAATGCAGCACCAGAAATACTTGGTGAGGTCCAAGCATCCAGCAGTTGGACTCTACATCTCTCTAGCTGGCACATGCTTTCCATACAACAGGCTTTCCCCTACGCTGCATGTTTCTACCCCTACGTGTGAATCAGCATGCAGCAGGCATTTCTGTTTGGGGCccataagtatttttttcctgcctggatGGATTCCAGGGTGTGAGGAGTCTCTGTGCAGGCTGCAGGTCTCGTCTGGGCTGGTTGGACCGccagcctctcctcctcttTGCACTGTCAGCATCCACACAGTGCAGCATTATTCAGCGCTTTCACGTGGCGTAGCGCCCTGGCAGTCACCCACAGCTTCCCTGCTGCTCGGCACGTAGGGTTTGGATGCTTGATGGTGCTTGGGGTTGTAGCAATACCCATATAACCCATGTAAAATAAACCTAGGATGGGGACCAAGACCACCTCCATGGTTTGGTCTATAGGTCACAGCATTTCTGATTTCTGCCTCTGTGCAGTTCAGTATAAACTTTTTcgccttcttttcttctttgtgggGCTGATATGATCCCATGCTTCGTTTGCTTCCTATAAATTACACTGCACCACCATGTCAGAGACCTGGCCTACCTGTGCCCACCTTGACAACCCTGTTGTGTGTTTCGCACAGAGCTCTTAAATGGGATGAGAGGAACCTGATGGCTGCAGCACCCACCGTCTGACCTCgtgctttcctttcccttcgCAGGCTATCGGTACAATGACTTGGTGTCCCCTCACTACCTGAACATGATTGCCAACCTGTCGGGCTGCTCTGCCCACCGCCGCACGCCGAACTGCTCGGATATCTGCTTCCACAAGAAGTACAGGACCCATGATGGCTCTTGCAACAACCTCCAGCACCCGATGTGGGGTGCATCCCTCACAGCCTTCCAAAGGCTCCTCAAACCAGCCTACCAGAATGGATTTAACCTCCCCCGGGGTTTTTCCTTGGCAGAAGATGCCAGGgaccttccccttcctctgcctcGCCTTGTCTCCACCACCATGATCGGGACTGAGACCATCACCCCCGATGACCAGTTCACGCACATGCTCATGCAGTGGGGCCAGTTTCTGGACCATGACATGGACCAGACGGTGGCAGCCATTAGCATGTCCCGCTTCTCAGATGGAGCACCCTGCAGCGAGGTGTGCACCAACGACCCACCTTGCTTCTCCGTCATGGTCCCTGCCAATGACCCCCGTGTGAGGAACGGGCGCTGCATGTTCTTTGTCCGCTCCAGCCCTGTATGTGGCAGTGGGATGACCTCCCTACTGATGAACTCTGTCTATGCCAGGGAGCAGATCAATCACTTGACGTCTTACATTGATGCTTCCAATGTTTatggcagcacagagcaggaatCGCAGGAGCTGCGAGATCTGAGCAACCAAAAGGGGCTGCTGAAGCAAGGGCAAGTTGTGCCCGGCTCGGGGAAGCATCTCCTTCCCTTTGCTGTGGGGCCACCCACTGAATGCATGAGAGATGAGAACGAGAGCCCCGTGCCGTGCTTCCTGGCAGGAGACCACCGTGCCAATGAGCAGCTGGCTCTCACAGCCATGCACACGCTGTGGTTCAGGGAGCACAACCGCATTGCCAAGGAGCTGTCGGCCCTCAATCCCCACTGGGATGGGGACCTCCTGTATCACGAGGCAAGGAAGATTGTGGGTGCCCAGATGCAGCATATCACCTACGCCCAGTGGCTCCCCAAGGTCCTTGGGGAAGCTGGGATGAAGATGCTGGGTGAGTACAAAGGCTACGACCCCAATGTCAATGCAGGGATTCTCAACGCCTTTGCCACTGCTGCCTTCCGCTTCGGGCACACCTTGATCAACCCCATCCTGTACCGGCTGAACGAATCCTTCCAGCCCATCCGCCAAGGCCACATCCCCCTGCACAAGGCCTTCTTCTCCCCTTTCAGGATCACGCAGGAGGGTGGGATTGATCCGCTCCTCCGTGGGCTCTTTGGGGTTCCTGGGAAGATGCGGGTACCCTCTGAACTCCTCAACATGGAGCTGACGGAGAAACTCTTCTCTATGGCACACTCTGTCTCATTGGACTTGGCTGCTATCAACATCCAGAGAGGGCGAGACCATGGTATCCCACCTTACAATGACTTCAGGGTCTTCTGCAACCTCTCATCTGCACAGGAGTTTGAGGACCTCAGGAATGAGATAAAGAACCTGGAGATCAGAGAAAAGCTCAGGAGGTACTGTACTGGACTTGGAAGCATCAGAATCCCTGGAGATCAGGCAGTGGAAAgtttctgctcctgccaggACACTCATCAAATAACCTCCCCAGATATTGCTACCCACAGAGGCTGAGATAGGGTAATAGCTGTGGTTTAAGAACAGGATAAGGCAAATGAGGTCTCTCCAAGTGATCGGTCTGGTTCTGAGTGGAATGGcatcaggagctgctgaggtgTAGTTTGGGAGCAGATTGAGCCTTGGAGCTATTTTCCAGAGAGACTAAACTGCATCCTATCTGCACTGGCTGCCTCTTTCCAAAGCAGGCCTTTATCCCATTGTCTTTTAGATAAGACCTTATAAATATTGTCCTGATAAGTCCCTTGCATGCAAGCTCCTGTGATGGGATCAGCTTTATATTATCTCCACTCCTCGATAGCCTTTTAACTTATTATTTAATGCCTGTTATCCTGCAGTTTATATGGAACTACCAAAAACATCGACCTGTTTCCAGCACTGATGGTGGAGGATCTTGTCCCTGGTACCAGAGTTGGACCAACGCTGATGTGCCTGTTAACGACCCAGTTCAGAAGGCTGAGGGATGGAGACAGGTATCCTTATTGGAGTCATCCCAAAGCCTTTGGTATTCCCTTTGGGGGGATTTTCTCCTTACCTGGGGGGATCAGAACATGTAATTTTGTATTATCTCTTGTCTGATGATACGAGGAACATTCCTCTGTCCAGTGCATTTCCAAAGGGACTTGCCACAGTTTCTGTCAATGTGTCCTTTCCTGATGTCATGACTCTCATTTCACCACAGGACACTGGGCACCATTGAGGATGTGCCAAATGTCTCCTGAAAGTGCCAGAAAATGTCCTCAGGAGCCTCCTTCTAATTCCTGTTTGCTGCCTGTGTGAATGAGACATGGCTTTGCCTGTGTGAGTGAGACACAGCATTGCCTGGTGATGCCCTCCGGGCAGGAGCATTGTTCACCCAGGTCCCAACCTGctacagcagagctgagctgtcTGAGCCTTGGGATTCCCCTGCAAGGGGCTGTACCTGCAGGCCATGGCACCCTATAGCTCCAGCCAGCAGCTCATGGGGGTTCCTGGGTTCAGGAAAGGGCAGTCTGGGTTTTCAGCCACCAAAAGCTCCTTTTGAGGTGTGTGGTGCTGCCAACAGATGTAGGGGagctcttctccctctcccagCCTCACTCCCCATCCTGTTCTCCTATTCTGAGTCATGCTGTGATTGCAACCCACTGCAGGTTCTGGTATGAGAATCCTGGAGTCTTCACGCCAGCGCAGCTGACTCAGATCAGACAGACATCCCTTGCTCGTGTCATCTGTGACAACAGCGACCACATCCAACAGCTCCAGAGGGACGTCTTCCAGGTGGCATCGTACCTGCAGGGCATGGTCAGCTGTGAAGAGATTCCTGCGGTGGACCTCCGCTTGTGGCAGGACTGTTGTGAGGGTGAGGAAAGAGGCTGCTCTAGCACTGACTGATGTGGGGATGGCCCTGGGTGGCATTTGTCACATGCCATCAGGAGATGGTTCCATGCTCCACCATGAGAACTGTGTGTCCTGAAATGGATGAAAAGAGCACAATAGAATAGAAGAGTCCAGAACAGACTAGAAAAGAGCACAATAGAAAGGTCCAGAACAGACTAGAAGGGTGCACAATATAATAGACtagaatatttcagttggaaggaaCCTATTGCAATAATCTAGTCCAGCTGCCTGACCAGTTCAGGGC
This is a stretch of genomic DNA from Lathamus discolor isolate bLatDis1 chromosome 11, bLatDis1.hap1, whole genome shotgun sequence. It encodes these proteins:
- the LOC136020256 gene encoding peroxidasin homolog, translating into MLLRPAALPGLLCFLLLPRFSCSCPSRCLCFRTTVRCMHLMLETIPDIPPQTSILDLRFNHIKEIQPGAFRRLKNLNTLLLNNNHIKHIVRRSFEDLENLKYLYLYKNEIQSIQQHAFNGLRSLEQLYLHFNNLESLESETFSDLPKLERLFLHNNKISRIHPGTFSQLESLKRLRLDSNALLCDCDLMWLAELLKDYAEQGSSIQTAATCEAPRELHGRSIITLTAQEFNCERPRITSEPHDVDVLLGNTVYFTCRAEGNPKPAIIWLHNNNEIDMKDDNRLNLLQDGTLMIQNTKESDKGVYQCMAKNVAGEVKTQEVVLRYFGTPSKPTFVIQPQNTEVLIGESVTLECGVSGHPNPRISWTLGTGSPLPQDSRFAITSSGGLFIQNVTFLDQGQYNCNASNTEGSIQATARIIVQDSPRFLLIPSDQTVTEGQSVDFPCSAEGHPPPVIAWTRAGGPLPSDRRHSILSTGTLRVMRVALHDQGQYECHAISAIGVRTLPVQLSVTPRVIPVFLHPPQDVMAETGQDVSIACAAQGDPRPTITWVKEGIQITESGKFHISQDGTLSIQDLGVADQGRYECIARNPFGFTSSAMQLTITATDVGRSGDTFVATSIREAISSVDHAINSTRTELFSKRPKTPNDLLALFRYPRDPYTIETARAGEIFERTLQLIQEHVQQGLIVDMNVTGYRYNDLVSPHYLNMIANLSGCSAHRRTPNCSDICFHKKYRTHDGSCNNLQHPMWGASLTAFQRLLKPAYQNGFNLPRGFSLAEDARDLPLPLPRLVSTTMIGTETITPDDQFTHMLMQWGQFLDHDMDQTVAAISMSRFSDGAPCSEVCTNDPPCFSVMVPANDPRVRNGRCMFFVRSSPVCGSGMTSLLMNSVYAREQINHLTSYIDASNVYGSTEQESQELRDLSNQKGLLKQGQVVPGSGKHLLPFAVGPPTECMRDENESPVPCFLAGDHRANEQLALTAMHTLWFREHNRIAKELSALNPHWDGDLLYHEARKIVGAQMQHITYAQWLPKVLGEAGMKMLGEYKGYDPNVNAGILNAFATAAFRFGHTLINPILYRLNESFQPIRQGHIPLHKAFFSPFRITQEGGIDPLLRGLFGVPGKMRVPSELLNMELTEKLFSMAHSVSLDLAAINIQRGRDHGIPPYNDFRVFCNLSSAQEFEDLRNEIKNLEIREKLRSLYGTTKNIDLFPALMVEDLVPGTRVGPTLMCLLTTQFRRLRDGDRFWYENPGVFTPAQLTQIRQTSLARVICDNSDHIQQLQRDVFQVASYLQGMVSCEEIPAVDLRLWQDCCEDCQTRGQFRALSQRFRSKRSPGFSYPEENPAKQKPALPRNEAPSPGPSSRGNLESLVAELEKTVASLRKQVNALESQLRWHHGNTSAHGWGKKTGDKWRRR